Proteins from a single region of Trichoderma asperellum chromosome 3, complete sequence:
- a CDS encoding uncharacterized protein (TransMembrane:12 (i146-167o187-208i220-237o243-265i277-298o310-330i351-373o379-400i412-435o441-460i494-514o534-556i)~EggNog:ENOG41): MPSWPLLYISFITYQHILSQQDLRHWLYRQIDRQRHITSYQQICPRASAGCSSMPTVEPIFTEISASTSPTVTSPSSPTPTVTCPSDQNLTSLADIKSSQDEKRESDAAAVVELGPGDVEAQRESQSQSQEELDLSIPPPDTSKEAWLFLAACFMMEVMVWGFPFAFGIFQDYYRTHEPFKGSSKTAIIGTCATGIMYLDAPLVIALARLYPNQGRLNPTIGLLMMCVALALSSFATNTTHLILTQGALYGIGGSIAYNPCLMYVDEWFDRRKCMAYGLMWSATGLGGFTIPLVLEALLGRYGFRATLRIWAVALFVVTMPLVYFVKPRLPPSMTAHIKPLDWGFMRTRVFAIYQLGNVIEGMGFFLPGIFLPTYAQDILGAGSFASAATLLVLNIGSVVGPVTMGMLVDRLHVTTCILISTVGAVFGVLLLWGLGSNIGILYVFCLSYGIFAGSFTTSWPGIMKHVVKVATERDKAASAGDLDGMSVSKYDPLMVISFLSIGRGVGNIVSGPLSEALIRGMPWQGQAAGGYGSGYGVLIVFTGVTALVGCVSFVANKLGWMK, translated from the exons atgccatcttggcctttACTATATATCAGCTTTATTACATATCAGCATATTCTATCACAACAGGACTTGAGACATTGGCTGTACAGGCAGATAGACAGACAGAGACACATCACCTCATATCAGCAAATCTGTCCAAGGGCTTCCGCCGGGTGCAGCTCAATGCCTACGGTCGAGCCCATCTTCACCGAAATATCCGCCTCGACGTCGCCAACAGTGACGTCGCCGTCCTCGCCAACTCCCACGGTTACGTGTCCCAGCGACCAGAATCTCACTTCTCTGGCGGACATCAAAAGCAGCCAAGATGAGAAACGCGAAagcgatgctgctgcggtaGTGGAACTTGGTCCGGGTGATGTGGAGGCCCAGCGtgagagccagagccagagccaagaAGAGCTGGACCTTTCTATTCCGCCGCCTGATACAAGCAAAGAAGCATGGCTCTTCCTGGCGGCTTGTTTTATGATGGAGGTCATGGTATGGG GTTTTCCATTTGCCTTTGGCATCTTCCAGGACTACTACCGCACTCACGAACCATTTAAAGGCTCGTCCAAGACGGCCATCATAGGAACCTGCGCCACG GGCATCATGTATCTCGACGCCCCCCTCGTCATCGCCCTCGCCCGCCTCTATCCCAACCAAGGACGGCTGAATCCCACCATCGGCCTGCTCATGATGTGCGTCGCCCTCGCGCTCTCGTCCTTTGCGACAAACACGACGCACCTCATCCTCACGCAGGGCGCGCTGTACGGCATCGGCGGCTCCATCGCCTACAACCCGTGTCTGATGTACGTCGACGAGTGGTTCGACCGCCGCAAGTGCATGGCCTATGGCCTCATGTGGTCCGCAACGGGCCTCGGCGGCTTCACGATCCCGCTGGTTCTCGAGGCGTTGCTCGGCCGCTATGGGTTCCGCGCCACGCTGCGGATATGGGCGGTGGCTCTCTTTGTGGTGACGATGCCTCTGGTGTATTTCGTGAAGCCCCGTCTGCCGCCGTCAATGACTGCTCACATCAAGCCGCTGGATTGGGGCTTCATGAGGACTCGCGTCTTTGCGATATACCAGCTGGGCAACGTGATCGAAGGCATGGGGTTCTTCTTGCCGGGTATTTTCCTGCCGACGTATGCGCAGGACATTCTCGGTGCGGGTTCGTTTGCTTCTGCGGCTACGCTGCTGGTGCTCAACATTGGGTCGGTGGTTGGGCCTGTGACGATGGGGATGCTGGTTGACAGATTGCATGTTACGACCTGCATTCTGATATCGACCGTAGGAGCTGTTTTCggtgttcttcttctgtggGGTCTGGGCTCCAACATTGGCATTCTGTATGTCTTTTGTCTCTCCTATGGCATCTTCGCCGGCTCATTTACGACTTCGTGGCCAGGCATCATGAAGCATGTCGTCAAGGTTGCTACCGAAAGAGACAAGGCAGCCAGCGCTGGAGACCTTGATGGCATGAGCGTGAGTAAGTATGATCCGCTCATGGTGATTTCGTTCCTCTCCATTGGTAGAGGTGTTGGGAATATTGTATCAGGCCCGCTGAGCGAGGCTCTGATCAGGGGTATGCCGTGGCAGGGCCAGGCTGCTGGAGGGTATGGGAGTGGCTATGGTGTTTTGATTGTATTTACGGGTGTTACGGCGTTGGTGGGATGTGTGAGCTTTGTTGCGAATAAACTGGGATGGATGAAATAG
- a CDS encoding uncharacterized protein (EggNog:ENOG41~TransMembrane:10 (i21-40o52-69i81-102o114-134i155-177o183-204i216-239o245-264i298-318o338-360i)): MYLDAPLVIALARLYPNQGRLNPTIGLLMMCVALALSSFATNTTHLILTQGALYGIGGSIAYNPCLMYVDEWFDRRKCMAYGLMWSATGLGGFTIPLVLEALLGRYGFRATLRIWAVALFVVTMPLVYFVKPRLPPSMTAHIKPLDWGFMRTRVFAIYQLGNVIEGMGFFLPGIFLPTYAQDILGAGSFASAATLLVLNIGSVVGPVTMGMLVDRLHVTTCILISTVGAVFGVLLLWGLGSNIGILYVFCLSYGIFAGSFTTSWPGIMKHVVKVATERDKAASAGDLDGMSVSKYDPLMVISFLSIGRGVGNIVSGPLSEALIRGMPWQGQAAGGYGSGYGVLIVFTGVTALVGCVSFVANKLGWMK, from the coding sequence ATGTATCTCGACGCCCCCCTCGTCATCGCCCTCGCCCGCCTCTATCCCAACCAAGGACGGCTGAATCCCACCATCGGCCTGCTCATGATGTGCGTCGCCCTCGCGCTCTCGTCCTTTGCGACAAACACGACGCACCTCATCCTCACGCAGGGCGCGCTGTACGGCATCGGCGGCTCCATCGCCTACAACCCGTGTCTGATGTACGTCGACGAGTGGTTCGACCGCCGCAAGTGCATGGCCTATGGCCTCATGTGGTCCGCAACGGGCCTCGGCGGCTTCACGATCCCGCTGGTTCTCGAGGCGTTGCTCGGCCGCTATGGGTTCCGCGCCACGCTGCGGATATGGGCGGTGGCTCTCTTTGTGGTGACGATGCCTCTGGTGTATTTCGTGAAGCCCCGTCTGCCGCCGTCAATGACTGCTCACATCAAGCCGCTGGATTGGGGCTTCATGAGGACTCGCGTCTTTGCGATATACCAGCTGGGCAACGTGATCGAAGGCATGGGGTTCTTCTTGCCGGGTATTTTCCTGCCGACGTATGCGCAGGACATTCTCGGTGCGGGTTCGTTTGCTTCTGCGGCTACGCTGCTGGTGCTCAACATTGGGTCGGTGGTTGGGCCTGTGACGATGGGGATGCTGGTTGACAGATTGCATGTTACGACCTGCATTCTGATATCGACCGTAGGAGCTGTTTTCggtgttcttcttctgtggGGTCTGGGCTCCAACATTGGCATTCTGTATGTCTTTTGTCTCTCCTATGGCATCTTCGCCGGCTCATTTACGACTTCGTGGCCAGGCATCATGAAGCATGTCGTCAAGGTTGCTACCGAAAGAGACAAGGCAGCCAGCGCTGGAGACCTTGATGGCATGAGCGTGAGTAAGTATGATCCGCTCATGGTGATTTCGTTCCTCTCCATTGGTAGAGGTGTTGGGAATATTGTATCAGGCCCGCTGAGCGAGGCTCTGATCAGGGGTATGCCGTGGCAGGGCCAGGCTGCTGGAGGGTATGGGAGTGGCTATGGTGTTTTGATTGTATTTACGGGTGTTACGGCGTTGGTGGGATGTGTGAGCTTTGTTGCGAATAAACTGGGATGGATGAAATAG
- a CDS encoding uncharacterized protein (EggNog:ENOG41), translated as MSDPKNYTVGWICALSTEQIAAAEFLDAEHESLEDQPLNDTNSYILGSIGKHNVVIAVLPLDQGTASAANVATNLLRTFPNIRVGLLVGIGGGAPSKKHDIRLGDVVVSAPSGGDGGIFQYDFGKTIQEGAFQRTGHLNKPPPVLRSAAATLLTKYRRHGHQFKKDIDGILERNKRLINEFRRPEASSDMLFLPNVVHKEGECAAECVTEDKSGVVSRRKRAEHENDPAIHYGVIASANQVMKDALIRDKLSAEKDVLCFEMEAAGLMDSFPCLVIRGICDYSDSHKNDEWQGFAAMVAAAYAKDLLGLILPSKIEAEQKISEAIAQVRDTVAKIETNVEDIKSHIISQQDLEILNWLADSDYSSQQNDYLARRQQGTGQWLLESKVHQDWLSTSRQTLFCPGIPGAGKTILTAIVIEHLYTHFNSDLTVGIAYNYYNFNRQGQQTADKILASLLRQLCASRSSLPEPLKSLYIKHKDSNGRNTRPSSEEIASTLQVVAQMFSRVFIVIDALDECQNQERSSFFTKIFEIQMKADVNLFATSRPLSEIKNMFQGCHLVGIVANQDDISKYIEGQMPKLPRFARDDNCLKEQIKTEITNIAQGMFLLAQLCLGTLEDMVTPKKMKQALKKFQQISQEQGEDKKFKILGAVYENTMERIKQQKSGHRCLAESALSWLCHAKRQLTTVELQYALAVDIELDGQDSGNVPQEFDDDNIPEIDVIVSSCCGLVTVDEESNIIRLVHYTTQEYFDRMRKQWFPNAEVEIANVCALYLTFSNFESDAFHDEWSYDYELPREPFYGYACMNWGYHAREAEPSSRIVHDFLANTAKVKIAGQAIRCILDKLDRWLYVPGDMITTALGLTAYFGAINWMKKLLPDILNYQLDDAVCDRALQVAVINRQRDTIRLLLDMGADPDFLDGHYGNALIYAARYNDAETAQLLLNNGADPNAMCNAGWTPLTIAADEGNVAVARQLLDMGADVTEEATELGTAAYFAVEHGDKAMIRLLLEKTTYPKQRVYHLKNQLLEAAVWRRGINFIEMVFEKHPWPNMKGRFGSKMLYGALVSGHRDIAELLLQKGAKVLQNGFYGKERIIRFTKMDKEWLAQKVPTLFIDHVG; from the exons ATGTCGGACCCGAAGAATTATACCGTGGGTTGGATCTGTGCTCTAAGCACTGAGCAGATTGCAGCGGCAGAATTTCTTGATGCTGAGCACGAATCCCTGGAGGACCAACCGCTAAACGATACCAATAGCTATATCCTAGGATCTATTGGAAAACATAACGTTGTTATTGCTGTTCTTCCTTTGGATCAAGGAACAGCCTCCGCCGCCAATGTAGCGACCAACTTACTGCGAACATTTCCCAATATTAGGGTTGGTCTTTTGGTTGGTATTGGCGGGGGCGCACCTAGCAAGAAGCATGATATCCGCTTGGGAGACGTTGTGGTCAGCGCACCCTCAGGCGGAGATGGAGGTATATTTCAATATGATTTTGGGAAGACAATCCAAGAAGGGGCCTTTCAACGCACCGGACATTTGAACAAGCCTCCGCCTGTTTTGCGTTCTGCGGCGGCAACCCTCCTGACTAAATATAGGCGCCATGGACATCAGTTCAAAAAAGATATTGATGGCATCCTGGAAAGGAATAAGAGGCTGATAAACGAGTTTCGACGACCAGAGGCATCCAGCGATATGCTATTTCTACCCAACGTAGTTCataaagaaggagaatgcGCAGCAGAATGTGTGACGGAAGACAAATCTGGTGTAGTCTCACGTCGCAAACGTGCAGAACACGAGAATGACCCTGCAATCCACTACGGTGTTATCGCCTCTGCAAATCAGGTTATGAAAGATGCCCTCATTCGAGATAAACTTTCAGCCGAGAAAGACGTCTTGTGCTTTGAGATGGAAGCAGCTGGGCTAATGGATAGTTTTCCTTGTTTGGTAATACGTGGTATATGCGATTATTCCGACTCCCATAAGAATGACGAGTGGCAAGGTTTTGCAGCAATGGTAGCCGCTGCGTATGCAAAGGACCTTCTCGGCCTGATTCTACCAAGCAAAATTGAAGCTGAGCAGAAAATTAGCGAGGCCATTGCGCAAG TCAGAGACACTGTAGCCAAAATTGAGACAAACGTTGAAGATATCAAATCTCATATAATTTCACAACAGGATCTCGAAATTTTAAACTGGCTAGCAGATTCTGATTATTCTAGTCAGCAAAATGATTATCTTGCCAGACGCCAGCAGGGTACCGGGCAATGGCTCTTGGAATCTAAGGTACATCAAGATTGGCTATCGACAAGTAGACAAACATTATTCTGCCCCGGTATACCCGGTGCCGGAAAGACTATCCTTACAGCTATTGTTATTGAGCATCTCTATACCCACTTCAATAGTGATCTAACGGTTGGTATTGCATACAATTACTATAACTTCAACCGCCAAGGCCAGCAGACTGCTGATAAAATTTTGGCAAGTCTCTTGAGACAGCTGTGTGCCTCTAGATCTTCGCTGCCCGAGCCTCTAAAATCTCTCTATATCAAGCATAAAGACTCGAACGGCAGAAATACTCGGCCATCCTCTGAGGAAATTGCAAGCACTCTACAAGTTGTAGCCCAAATGTTTTCTCGAGTCTTTATTGTAATTGATGCACTCGACGAATGTCAAAATCAAGAGCGATCTTCATTTTTTACAAAAATATTTGAAATTCAGATGAAGGCCGACGTTAATCTTTTTGCAACTTCACGACCACTTTCAGAGATCAAAAATATGTTCCAAGGGTGTCATTTAGTAGGCATCGTGGCCAACCAAGACGATATATCCAAGTACATCGAAGGCCAAATGCCAAAGCTTCCAAGGTTTGCCCGTGATGATAATTGTCTCAAAGAGCAAATCAAAACAGAAATTACAAATATCGCGCAAGGAAT GTTTCTCTTAGCCCAGCTCTGTCTTGGCACGCTTGAGGATATGGTTACACCAAAAAAGATGAAGcaagcattaaaaaaattccaaCAAATAAGCCAGGAGCAAGGTGAAGACaagaaatttaaaatacttggAGCCGTATACGAGAATACAATGGAGAGgatcaagcagcagaagtcGGGTCACCGCTGTTTGGCCGAAAGTGCTTTATCCTGGCTTTGTCACGCAAAAAGGCAACTTACAACCGTTGAGCTTCAATATGCTCTCGCAGTGGATATAGAACTAGACGGACAAGACAGCGGCAATGTTCCGCAAGAgtttgatgatgataataTCCCAGAAATTGACGTCATAGTCTCGAGTTGCTGTGGATTGGTCACTGTTGACGAAGAGAGCAATATCATCCGACTAGTACATTACACGACGCAAGAATACTTTGATCGAATGCGAAAACAATGGTTTCCTAATGCAGAGGTCGAAATTGCAAATGTCTGTGCTTTATACCTCACTTTTAGTAATTTCGAGAGCGATGCATTTCATGATGAATGGAGCTATGATTATGAGTTGCCTCGAGAGCCATTTTATGGCTACGCGTGTATGAACTGGGGATATCATGCGCGCGAGGCAGAACCTTCCAGTCGCATAGTTCATGATTTCCTCGCAAACACGGCAAAAGTTAAGATTGCAGGTCAGGCTATACGCTGCATACTTGATAAACTGGACCGATGGCTTTATGTACCAGGAGATATGATCACAACGGCGCTGGGCTTGACTGCGTATTTCGGGGCTATCAATtggatgaagaagctgctgccagatATCCTAAATTATCAACTGGATGATGCTGTTTGTGACCGCGCGCTTCAAGTGGCGGTAATAAATCGACAAAGAGATACAATCCGGCTGCTTCTTGACATGGGTGCTGACCCCGACTTCCTAGATGGTCACTATGGGAATGCCTTGATTTATGCAGCGCGTTACAACGATGCAGAGACAGCTCAATTACTTTTGAACAACGGCGCAGATCCGAATGCGATGTGCAATGCAGGCTGGACGCCTCTCACAATTGCGGCAGACGAAGGCAATGTAGCTGTGGCTCGGCAACTTCTTGATATGGGTGCCGACGTTACTGAAGAAGCAACTGAGTTGGGTACAGCTGCTTATTTCGCAGTGGAGCATGGCGATAAGGCTATGATACGCCTTTTGCTTGAGAAGACTACCTATCCTAAGCAGAGAGTCTACCATCTGAAGAACCAGTTACTTGAAGCTGCGGTATGGCGTAGAGGTATAAATTTTATTGAAATGGTCTTTGAGAAGCATCCTTGGCCGAATATGAAGGGAAGGTTTGGTAGCAAGATGCTTTATGGGGCACTTGTTTCAGGTCACAGAGACATTGCTGAGCTACTTCTCCAGAAAGGTGCTAAAGTTTTGCAAAATGGATTTTACGGAAAAGAGAGGATAATTCGTTTTACAAAGATGGATAAAGAATGGCTTGCTCAAAAAGTACCTACACTTTTCATAGACCATGTTGGATAG
- a CDS encoding uncharacterized protein (BUSCO:EOG092D0DYZ) yields the protein MAISWKSFDFFDVSQVALPDDETRQLFEGNEIASICAGSDSLFLGSSDGYVSIIGKGWKVIRKFQAHEARITHMRQVEGTSLLVTVAEDMSSEPILKAWALDRLVKKTNMPTCLSTLTINNGRRQFPISAFTALDDLSQIAVGFANGAVTVIRGDLVHDLGTKQRIVFESEEPVTGVQLATQETSTTLFISTTSRILQLALSKRGQGSPPKTIEDSGCAAGCMTVDPRTGDIIVARDDALYTYRLDGRGPPRAYESPKRLISIHNNYFAVAGPSSVSSSRDPEALRRRFGSATADGLFNAWTFVLLEADLRVVGHTETLISPVRFIVELWGDLLTITEEGKIFRYHEKPLQQRLEMLYQRNMYPLAIELAQNSGMSNEQQSLIYRKFGDHLYQKSDYDGAMNQYIRAIDATEPSQVIRKFLDTQRIHNLILYLEKLHHHGKATSDHTTLLLNCYAKLKDIKKLEEFIMAPGDLKFDLDTAITMCRQGGYYQQAAFLAKKHGETELVVDILIEDSKSYDEALDYIWHQDPAIAYPCMQKYARVLIEHCPKDATKLFVDYYTSNYRPRRVVVLPAEVSGTATSSTGFTAGAASAVQNLTNLLVLPSYISPATGTPGSAKPNETTIVPDEDDIPIPKYNPPPPRTAFSSFIDHPDEFITFLEACLEEEKLKTAHSSDLYTTLFEMYLHKSNEKKGSLHREEWEAKAKKLIEGEHVPMESSNVLLLSHLSNFQDGTVLVKEQAGLLSDIFRSYTSAKDTRGALKALRKYGPEEPQLYPAALSYLTSDPRVLEEAGPDELAAILAKIDKDGLMAPLQVVQTLVGQNSGGGVATMGMIKPYLRETITRERKEIAQNRHRISTLRTDTEKRRSELEDLGSKPAVFQATRCSDCGQGLDLPAVHFMCKHSFHQRCLRGGGEDDEIECPKCAGENEVIRKMREGQRERAGRHEIFKADLENSTDRFATISEWFSRGVMDAQGSEQAS from the exons ATGGCCATCTCA TGGAAGTCGTTCGACTTCTTCGACGTCTCGCAGGTAGCGCTGCCTGACGATGAAACCCGCCAGCTCTTCGAGGGCAACGAGATTGCCAGCATCTGCGCAGGCTCCGACAGCCTGTTTCTCGGCTCGAGCGATGGATACGTCAGCATCATTGGCAAGGGCTGGAAGGTGATCAGGAAGTTCCAGGCGCATGAGGCGCGGATCACGCACATGCGTCAAGTGGAGGGGACGAGCTTGCTGGTGACGGTTGCG GAGGATATGAGCAGTGAACCGATCCTAAAGGCGTGGGCGTTGGACAGATTGGTTAAGAAGACAAACATGCCGACCTGCCTTAGCACCTTGACGATCAATAATGGGAGGCGGCAGTTTCCC ATATCGGCGTTTACTGCGCTCGACGACCTTAGCCAAATCGCTGTGGGCTTTGCGAACGGCGCCGTAACCGTCATTCGAGGAGATCTCGTCCACGACTTGGGAACAAAGCAGCGGATAGTCTTCGAGTCGGAAGAACCTGTAACTGGTGTCCAATTGGCAACTCAGGAGACCTCAACAACGCTCTTCATCTCTACGACGTCGAGGATATTGCAGCTCGCCTTGTCCAAAAGGGGGCAGGGCTCACCGCCGAAAACCATTGAGGATTCTGGCTGCGCCGCAGGCTGCATGACGGTCGACCCTAGGACCGGAGACATTATCGTCGCCAGGGACGATGCCCTCTATACATACAGACTCGACGGCCGCGGTCCCCCTCGGGCATACGAATCTCCCAAGCGGCTTATATCCATCCATAACAACTACTTTGCGGTTGCAGGCCCATCGTcggtcagcagcagccgagaTCCCGAGGCTTTGCGGAGGAGATTCGGTTCAGCGACAGCAGACGGCCTATTTAATGCGTGGACCTTTGTTCTCTTGGAAGCGGATCTCCGAGTAGTTGGCCATACAGAGACGCTCATCTCTCCGGTCCGATTTATCGTTGAATTATGGGGGGATTTGCTCACTATTACAGAGGAAGGAAAG ATTTTCCGATATCATGAGAAGCCACTTCAGCAGCGTCTTGAGATGCTCTACCAGCGCAACATGTATCCTCTTGCGATCGAGCTGGCTCAGAACTCGGGGATGAGCAACGAGCAGCAGAGTCTGATCTACCGCAAATTCGGCGATCACTTGTACCAAAAGTCAGACTATGACGGAGCGATGAACCAATATATTCGAGCGATTGATGCTACTGAGCCCTCTCAGGTTATCAGGAAG TTTCTGGATACACAAAGAATACACAATCTGATTTTATACTTGGAAAAACTGCATCACCATGGAAAAGCAACTTCGGATCACACAACACTCCTGCTCAACTGCTATGCCAAATTAAAGGATATCAAGAAGTTGGAGGAGTTCATTATGGCGCCAGGAGACTTGAAGTTTGATCTGGATACAGCCATTACCATGTGCCGACAGGGTGGCTACTACCAGCAAGCTGCTTTTCTTGCCAAAAAGCATGGCGAGACCGAGCTTGTTGTGGATATCCTAATCGAGGACTCAAAGAGCTACGATGAAGCGCTGGATTATATATGGCATCAGGATCCTGCTATT GCGTATCCGTGCATGCAAAAATACGCCAGGGTTCTAATAGAGCATTGTCCCAAGGATGCCACGAAGCTCTTTGTGGATTACTATACTAGCAACTACCGACCACGGCGGGTAGTGGTACTGCCAGCTGAAGTCTCTGGGACAGCCACTTCAAGTACAGGATTCACGGCTGGAGCTGCCAGTGCTGTGCAGAATCTCACAAATCTCCTCGTCTTGCCTTCATACATCAGCCCTGCCACAGGCACACCAGGCAGTGCGAAGCCAAACGAAACTACCATTGTACCTGACGAAGACGATATCCCCATACCCAAATACAACCCCCCACCGCCGAGAACGgcattttcatcttttatCGACCATCCCGATGAATTCATCACATTTTTGGAAGCATGTCTagaggaagaaaaactgAAGACTGCTCATAGCAGTGATCTGTACACCACATTGTTTGAGATGTACTTGCATAAATCCaatgaaaagaagggaagTCTACACAGGGAAGAGTGGGAGGCAAAGGCGAAGAAACTGATTGAGGGAGAGCATGTGCCTATGGAGAGCTCAAATGTGCTCTTGTTGTCGCATCTATCCAACTTCCAAGACGGTACCGTTTTAGTCAAGGAGCAAGCTGGGCTGTTGTCTGACATATTCAGATCGTATACCTCGGCAAAGGACACCCGCGGTGCATTAAAGGCACTGAGGAAGTACGGCCCGGAGGAACCGCAGCTATACCCGGCAGCCTTGTCTTATCTCACTTCAGATCCTCGGGTGCTAGAAGAGGCTGGACCCGACGAGTTGGCGGCCATCCTAGCAAAGATTGATAAAGACGGGCTCATGGCCCCGCTCCAGGTCGTTCAGACTCTTGTCGGGCAAAATTCCGGAGGTGGAGTAGCTACGATGGGGATGATCAAGCCGTATCTTCGCGAGACAATCACCCGGGAGCGCAAAGAAATTGCTCAAAACCGTCATAGAATATCTACACTGCGTACCGACACGGAAAAGAGACGAAGTGAGCTGGAGGACCTAGGCTCCAAGCCTGCCGTGTTCCAGGCTACGCGGTGCTCCGACTGTGGCCAGGGACTAGACCTTCCGGCTGTGCATTTTATGTGCAAGCACAGCTTCCATCAGCGGTGCCttcgtggcggcggcgaggatgatgagattgagTGCCCAAAGTGCGCTGGCGAGAACGAGGTGATTCGCAAGATGAGAGAGGGTCAAAGGGAGCGAGCAGGACGGCATGAGATATTCAAGGCAGACCTAGAGAATAGCACCGATCGATTTGCGACCATTTCTGAGTGGTTCTCACGAGGAGTGATGGATGCGCAGGGCTCAGAGCAGgcttcttga
- a CDS encoding uncharacterized protein (EggNog:ENOG41) — MATTDFISEAHDRQVQQRRRPFSTWVKKLTNFKSSSDGERQKRHIRIKRGPKLNNPYPQSGHVSSNHPNGQSSYSFATGRTDCSLSTIDQPTRFSADGYAPPTSGGRSLTMTISTETEADPPRSIIAPSHAPSSVTGTSRTVNGGHESRRGGDSTFSSPSPSVRSLATTLTTIQSFAPHGQAPVAPTHSITQSIQFSQPFPTTSPASAIPSHLIPPNHLTTYTTATANNLLTDNASILTLASSSKRGRRRSMDTDASVRALAPSSLWGGSRESLPLSVLSANIDPSGIHNASRLGAERNSIYSATGVAPAIPSERNSIYTKQGDGASVRSGRLGHNRPDSVSGSVALASPREED, encoded by the exons ATGGCGACTACCGATTTTATCTCAGAGGCTCACG ATCGCCAAGtacagcagagaagaagaccgTTTTCAACATGGGTCAAAAAACTCACCAATTTCAAGTCGTCATCCGATGGCGAGCGGCAGAAGCGACACATCAGAATCAAGCGTGGTCCCAAGCTCAATAACCCGTATCCTCAATCCGGCCACGTTAGTAGCAATCATCCCAATGGACAAAGCTCGTACTCGTTTGCTACTGGCCGCACCGACTGCAGCCTTTCGACAATTGATCAGCCCACTCGCTTCTCGGCAGATGGATATGCACCACCGACTTCAGGAGGGCGGAGCCTGACAATGACCATATCAACCGAGACCGAAGCCGATCCACCTCGATCCATCATCGCGCCGAGTCACGCGCCGAGCTCTGTGACAGGAACAAGCAGGACGGTCAACGGGGGGCACGAATCTAGAAGAGGCGGCGACAGCACATTTTCGAGTCCTTCCCCATCAGTCAGATCACTCGCTACGACGCTGACCACCATTCAATCATTTGCTCCCCATGGGCAAGCCCCGGTAGCGCCAACTCACAGCATCACCCAGTCGATCCAGTTCAGCCAACCGTTCCCTACGACTTCACCGGCATCAGCTATACCATCGCATCTCATTCCGCCAAACCACCTCACGACATACACTACAGCTACGGCCAATAATCTTCTTACAGACAATGCATCCATCTTGACTCTAGCCTCGTCGAGCAAGCGAGGCCGTCGTCGGTCGATGGATACCGATGCGTCTGTGCGAGCCCTCGCGCCCTCATCACTTTGGGGCGGCAGTCGTGAAAGCCTACCGCTGAGTGTTCTCAGCGCCAATATTGATCCATCCGGCATTCACAATGCCTCCAGGCTGGGGGCAGAGCGAAACAGCATATACTCTGCAACGGGCGTGGCGCCAGCCATTCCAAGCGAGCGCAACAGTATTTATACCAAGCAGGGCGACGGTGCAAGCGTCAGAAGTGGCCGCCTAGGACACAACCGACCCGATAGTGTGAGCGGCAGCGTTGCACTCGCCAGCCCCCGAGAG GAGGACTaa